One part of the Tunicatimonas pelagia genome encodes these proteins:
- a CDS encoding PorV/PorQ family protein: MRIRVLSCLFLGLLALTGQAQIRTPKYSNEFLAIGIGSRGLGMAGTQTAVVADVTSGYWNPAGLASLENPYEASLMHAEYFAGIANFDYGGFATRIDSLSSLGVSVIRFAVDDIPDTRFLYDANGRINYDRIRFFSAADYAFLFSYARRLRAIPRLQLGVNFKVVHRNVGDFANAWGFGLDAGAQYKLAGWQVGLMFHDITGTFNAWSHNSELVIDVYTQTGNQIPDNSVELTLPRATFGIAKLQRFWQNRLGVLATVDATFTFDGQRNVLVGSDVTSIDPSVGLELDYETIVFLRAGVGNVQQVKNFDGSTYRTYQPDFGVGVVLGKLQIDYALTDIGDQSESLYSHVFSLKLGFGKSQENE; encoded by the coding sequence ATGCGTATCAGGGTTCTGAGCTGTCTTTTCCTTGGTCTCCTTGCACTCACTGGGCAAGCCCAAATCCGTACTCCTAAGTACAGTAACGAGTTCCTGGCTATCGGTATTGGCAGTCGGGGGCTGGGGATGGCGGGTACCCAAACAGCTGTAGTTGCAGACGTCACCTCCGGCTATTGGAACCCCGCGGGTTTAGCTAGTCTGGAAAATCCTTACGAGGCTTCGCTGATGCACGCTGAGTACTTTGCGGGTATTGCCAATTTCGATTACGGGGGTTTTGCCACTCGCATCGACTCGCTAAGCAGCCTGGGAGTTTCAGTAATCCGTTTTGCGGTAGATGATATTCCTGATACGCGCTTTTTGTACGATGCCAACGGGCGAATTAACTACGATCGTATTCGCTTCTTCTCAGCCGCCGACTATGCCTTTCTGTTTTCCTACGCCCGACGGTTACGGGCTATTCCCCGCTTGCAGTTGGGGGTAAACTTCAAAGTGGTACACCGCAACGTGGGCGACTTTGCCAATGCCTGGGGCTTTGGTTTGGATGCCGGAGCGCAGTATAAGCTAGCTGGGTGGCAAGTTGGACTAATGTTTCACGACATTACCGGCACGTTCAACGCTTGGTCGCATAATTCTGAACTAGTGATTGATGTTTACACCCAAACCGGTAATCAGATTCCTGATAATTCGGTAGAACTTACGCTACCGAGGGCAACCTTCGGGATAGCAAAGTTGCAGCGGTTTTGGCAAAATCGTCTGGGGGTACTGGCTACAGTAGATGCTACTTTTACTTTCGACGGTCAGCGCAATGTGCTGGTAGGTTCAGACGTAACCTCTATTGACCCTTCGGTTGGTTTGGAGTTAGACTACGAGACAATTGTTTTTCTGCGAGCGGGTGTAGGTAATGTGCAGCAGGTGAAAAACTTTGATGGTAGCACCTACCGAACGTATCAGCCCGATTTTGGCGTAGGCGTGGTACTGGGTAAGCTCCAGATTGATTACGCCCTCACGGATATTGGCGACCAATCCGAATCGCTCTACTCCCACGTATTTTCCCTCAAACTAGGTTTCGGAAAATCGCAGGAGAATGAGTAA
- the murI gene encoding glutamate racemase: MNYPVGPIGVFDSGYGGLTIFQQLVKQLPQYDYIYLGDNARNPYGIRSYDVVYHYTLECVRHLFGMGCNLVILACNTASAKALRTIQQRDLPELNGSRRILGVIRPTTEIIGSYSQSGHVGLFATQGTVNSESYLIEIKKFFPEVKIYQEACPMWVPLVENNEHNTIGAEYFIRQHTDRLLSRSPDIDTILLACTHYPLLAHQIAKFLPAHVQLISQGEIVARSLASYLNKHPEMKARCTQRGIRKYFTTESTEDFDTKAQIFLEDHHVRAEHLQL, from the coding sequence ATGAATTATCCAGTGGGGCCTATTGGAGTATTTGATTCCGGTTACGGCGGACTTACTATTTTTCAGCAGTTGGTAAAGCAATTGCCTCAGTACGATTACATTTATCTGGGTGATAATGCCCGTAATCCCTACGGTATTCGCTCCTACGACGTAGTGTATCACTATACGTTAGAGTGTGTACGCCACTTGTTTGGCATGGGCTGTAATCTAGTGATTCTCGCTTGCAATACTGCTTCCGCTAAAGCCCTGCGAACCATTCAGCAGCGTGATTTACCCGAACTCAATGGTTCGCGCCGGATACTAGGAGTGATTCGCCCTACTACCGAAATTATTGGTTCTTACTCCCAAAGCGGCCACGTAGGCCTTTTCGCTACGCAGGGTACGGTTAATTCGGAGTCGTATCTGATTGAGATCAAGAAATTTTTTCCCGAAGTAAAGATTTATCAGGAGGCGTGTCCCATGTGGGTGCCTTTGGTAGAAAATAATGAGCATAACACTATAGGTGCCGAGTACTTTATCCGGCAGCATACTGACCGCTTACTGTCCCGTTCTCCAGATATTGATACTATTTTACTGGCTTGTACTCATTATCCGCTGTTAGCCCATCAGATTGCGAAGTTTCTACCCGCACACGTTCAATTAATTTCTCAGGGCGAAATTGTGGCACGTAGTTTAGCCAGTTACCTAAATAAGCACCCTGAAATGAAAGCTCGCTGCACTCAGCGGGGGATAAGAAAGTACTTCACTACCGAATCAACCGAAGACTTCGATACCAAAGCCCAAATCTTTCTGGAAGATCATCATGTACGGGCTGAACACCTGCAATTGTAG
- a CDS encoding 3-keto-disaccharide hydrolase, with the protein MTRRLFPLFTLLIIAALFIQADDPKMKKIFNGKNLKGWVEPENNIWWSVEDGILKVKSGPDQTGSILWTKKEYTDFVVQADFKMGEGTVDSGIFLRHDSQQIQIGESGSLKRDMTGSPYIPGKGYPVEAEGVADLLKMDDWNTMKAQAVGNKYTVWLNGQEVMNYTSENAVEQGPIGIQLHPNREMSIEYRNIMAAEL; encoded by the coding sequence ATGACTAGAAGACTATTTCCGTTGTTTACACTATTAATTATAGCCGCACTTTTTATTCAGGCGGATGACCCGAAGATGAAGAAGATTTTCAACGGCAAAAACCTAAAAGGCTGGGTAGAGCCGGAGAATAACATTTGGTGGTCAGTAGAAGATGGCATCCTAAAAGTGAAGAGTGGCCCCGACCAGACTGGATCTATCCTGTGGACGAAGAAAGAATACACTGACTTCGTGGTACAAGCCGATTTTAAAATGGGGGAAGGAACCGTAGACTCGGGCATTTTTCTTCGGCACGATAGTCAGCAAATCCAGATTGGTGAATCAGGGTCGCTCAAACGTGATATGACTGGTTCGCCCTACATTCCGGGCAAAGGTTATCCGGTGGAAGCGGAAGGTGTAGCTGACTTGCTTAAGATGGATGATTGGAATACCATGAAAGCTCAAGCAGTTGGTAACAAATACACCGTGTGGCTCAACGGCCAGGAAGTGATGAACTACACCTCTGAGAATGCAGTTGAGCAAGGCCCGATTGGCATTCAACTGCACCCTAATCGCGAGATGAGTATTGAATACCGCAACATTATGGCAGCGGAGTTATAA
- a CDS encoding NAD(P)-dependent oxidoreductase, whose translation MKTIALFGGTGQTGKEFLQQALAKNYQIKALVRTPAKVTKISPDLEVITGDVLNLEDVHRTIAGTDIVVSLFGHGKGSPEWLQTTGTENILAAMEEYQVSRIISLSGGGLPYEKDRPKFPDKVIRFIMKVAVPRVLNDAIRHAEVLKNSDVTWTIVRGPQLTNEPKRGEYRIGWVGVNAGTKLGRADLADFILRLVEHKGYDNQMPFVSY comes from the coding sequence ATGAAAACCATCGCACTTTTTGGCGGTACCGGGCAAACTGGTAAGGAATTTTTACAACAGGCGTTAGCGAAGAATTATCAAATTAAAGCGTTGGTACGCACCCCTGCTAAGGTAACCAAAATCTCACCTGATCTGGAGGTTATTACGGGCGACGTATTAAACCTTGAAGATGTCCATCGGACGATAGCGGGTACTGATATTGTAGTGAGTTTGTTCGGACACGGGAAAGGCTCGCCGGAGTGGTTACAAACAACAGGCACTGAAAATATTCTGGCAGCCATGGAAGAATATCAGGTTTCACGAATTATTTCGCTTTCGGGCGGAGGGCTACCCTATGAGAAGGATCGACCTAAGTTTCCCGATAAAGTGATTCGCTTCATCATGAAAGTAGCCGTTCCCAGAGTGCTAAACGATGCTATTCGCCACGCTGAAGTACTGAAGAACAGCGATGTGACGTGGACAATTGTACGCGGACCACAACTTACCAACGAACCGAAAAGAGGTGAATACCGCATCGGCTGGGTAGGCGTGAACGCAGGTACCAAACTAGGTCGGGCTGACTTGGCCGACTTTATTCTTCGTTTGGTAGAACATAAAGGGTACGATAATCAGATGCCCTTTGTCAGCTATTGA
- a CDS encoding DsbA family protein, whose amino-acid sequence MKIIYAYDALCGWCYGFSSVMEAFYQKHQKRVDFEVLSGGMVTGERIGPIGKVAPYIQRAYRDVEKSTEVKFGKAFLEDILEEGTTVFNSMPLAIALSVFKSYRANEAVLFASALQKAIYYDGTAPEDTKAYGLLAEAFGIDGERFTQQMKEDAFLAQTQQEFQRTQQLGVQGFPTVFAEVKNTHHPLTRGYTPLNELENRFTALSQHIQ is encoded by the coding sequence ATGAAAATTATTTATGCTTACGATGCATTATGCGGATGGTGCTACGGCTTTTCTTCCGTGATGGAAGCATTCTACCAAAAGCATCAAAAAAGAGTGGATTTTGAGGTACTATCGGGTGGAATGGTTACTGGCGAACGTATCGGTCCCATTGGTAAAGTAGCTCCTTACATCCAACGAGCCTATCGCGATGTAGAGAAATCTACCGAAGTGAAATTCGGTAAAGCTTTTTTAGAAGATATTCTGGAAGAGGGAACAACTGTTTTCAATTCTATGCCCCTGGCAATCGCACTGAGTGTATTCAAATCGTATCGGGCAAATGAGGCGGTTTTATTTGCTTCGGCTTTACAAAAGGCAATCTACTACGATGGCACGGCTCCTGAAGATACCAAAGCATACGGACTACTTGCTGAGGCTTTCGGAATAGACGGGGAAAGGTTCACCCAGCAAATGAAAGAAGATGCATTCTTAGCGCAAACTCAGCAAGAATTTCAGCGCACTCAGCAACTGGGCGTACAGGGCTTTCCCACCGTGTTTGCGGAAGTAAAGAATACGCATCATCCGCTAACCCGCGGCTACACTCCTTTAAATGAATTAGAAAACCGATTTACCGCACTATCCCAGCATATACAGTAA
- a CDS encoding winged helix-turn-helix transcriptional regulator: protein MKKNKNLSPTCPIRTTLEMLGGKWRLLIISEIGSGSLRYGEIKRAIPEISEKMLTQELKTLVDNNLVVRYNYGEVPPRVDYSLTENGEKALQLIEPIRDFGLQYIKK, encoded by the coding sequence ATGAAAAAGAATAAGAACCTTAGCCCAACTTGTCCGATTCGTACTACGCTAGAAATGCTGGGTGGTAAATGGAGATTGCTCATCATTAGTGAGATTGGATCGGGTAGCCTTCGCTACGGCGAAATTAAGCGAGCCATTCCGGAAATCAGTGAGAAAATGCTGACCCAGGAGCTAAAAACACTGGTAGATAATAATTTGGTGGTGCGATACAATTACGGCGAAGTGCCGCCGCGCGTGGATTACTCGCTCACTGAGAACGGTGAGAAAGCATTACAGTTGATTGAACCAATTCGAGATTTTGGACTTCAGTACATCAAAAAGTGA
- a CDS encoding sialate O-acetylesterase, translated as MSNFRKSRNLLVFKLVIVIAGCNPNNKNSSEVDTTAEEEQKHYVILMGGQSNMVGSGRVADLDSVNIPDHITYFNRGMKPNFSQDSLSFGPEIGLSQILHQHFPDSNFILVKYAIGGASLLDWAPDYDSAQATITRNVRFGVMYDSLWKYVSQATATVNEPTEIAALLWMQGERDARIPEAGVDYYPHFRTFIERIRQDADRPNLPIIFGLVNPDPARYAAVDTVQAAQRRIANEMDDVWMIDTSDLGKWDDNVHYNSAGQLELGQQFGQALVKYWKASAKN; from the coding sequence ATGAGCAACTTTAGAAAATCAAGAAATTTATTGGTGTTTAAGCTGGTGATTGTTATTGCTGGATGTAATCCTAATAATAAGAACTCCTCCGAAGTAGATACCACAGCCGAGGAAGAACAGAAGCATTACGTAATTCTGATGGGTGGTCAGTCCAATATGGTGGGTTCGGGACGAGTAGCTGATTTGGATTCGGTGAATATTCCCGATCATATTACTTATTTCAATCGCGGAATGAAGCCAAATTTCAGCCAGGATTCGCTAAGCTTTGGTCCTGAGATAGGATTAAGCCAAATACTCCATCAACACTTCCCGGATTCTAATTTCATTTTAGTTAAATATGCGATTGGTGGGGCATCGCTACTAGACTGGGCACCGGATTACGATTCAGCTCAAGCAACGATTACCAGAAATGTGCGATTTGGAGTGATGTACGATTCATTGTGGAAGTACGTGAGTCAGGCTACGGCTACCGTCAATGAACCTACCGAAATTGCTGCGCTACTGTGGATGCAGGGCGAACGCGATGCCCGTATTCCTGAGGCCGGAGTAGATTACTATCCGCACTTCCGAACATTTATAGAACGTATTCGCCAGGATGCTGATCGCCCAAACTTGCCCATTATTTTTGGCTTGGTAAATCCAGACCCAGCCCGCTACGCCGCGGTAGATACCGTGCAAGCTGCCCAACGGCGTATTGCCAATGAAATGGATGACGTCTGGATGATTGATACCTCCGATTTGGGCAAGTGGGACGATAACGTACACTACAACTCGGCTGGCCAATTAGAACTAGGCCAACAGTTTGGTCAAGCTTTAGTGAAGTACTGGAAAGCCAGTGCTAAAAATTAG
- the nhaD gene encoding sodium:proton antiporter NhaD — protein sequence MIIIFLIGYLVITLEHSLHINKAATALLAGVLCWTIYVFQVPEVEMVSEQLAHHMSEIASILFFLLGAMTIVEIIDSHDGFEPIVSRIRTDSSRKLLWIMAILAFVLSGILDNLTTTIVLVSLLRKLVDDKHERWLYACVVVISANAGGAFTPIGDVTTTMLWIGGQITPQNVITKLFLPSLICMLFPLLYLSRTSGKKIQQKLSSDEDIELKSTSFERKLVLIMGVLVLVFVPVFKLVTHLPPYMGILLGLGFLWTVIEIIHHRKDESLKTHFSVLMALRKVDTSTVLFFLGILLCVGALQSAGQLAIVANYLSDNVGNFYVINLLVGIFSSIFDNVPLVAAMMRMYGLDYPTDHTFWEFLAYCAGTGGSILIIGSAAGVAAMGIEKINFMWYVRKVSFLALMGYVAGAITFIIQHEIITYGVSAERLADLTMDLQTLFANF from the coding sequence ATGATTATCATATTTTTGATAGGCTACTTAGTAATTACTCTCGAGCATTCTCTTCACATTAATAAAGCAGCTACGGCACTACTGGCTGGTGTACTGTGCTGGACAATATACGTATTTCAGGTACCGGAGGTAGAGATGGTGTCTGAGCAGCTTGCCCACCATATGAGTGAGATAGCGAGCATTCTCTTCTTTCTGTTGGGTGCCATGACAATCGTAGAAATTATCGACAGTCACGATGGTTTTGAGCCGATTGTCAGCCGAATCAGAACTGATAGCTCTCGTAAGCTACTCTGGATTATGGCTATCTTAGCCTTTGTTTTATCCGGTATTCTGGATAATCTAACCACAACCATTGTGTTGGTTTCGTTGCTTCGTAAACTAGTGGATGATAAGCATGAGCGCTGGCTGTATGCTTGTGTAGTAGTTATTTCAGCCAACGCGGGCGGAGCTTTTACTCCCATTGGTGATGTTACCACCACTATGCTCTGGATTGGCGGTCAGATTACTCCTCAAAACGTAATCACCAAATTATTCCTACCCAGTCTGATATGTATGTTATTTCCGCTACTGTATCTTTCCCGAACCTCAGGAAAAAAAATACAGCAAAAACTATCATCAGATGAAGACATCGAACTAAAATCAACTTCATTTGAACGTAAGCTGGTGCTCATTATGGGAGTGCTGGTACTGGTCTTTGTACCCGTGTTTAAACTAGTAACGCACCTTCCTCCTTATATGGGTATTCTACTAGGGTTAGGCTTTCTCTGGACAGTCATTGAGATTATTCATCACCGAAAAGATGAAAGCCTAAAAACCCACTTTTCGGTACTGATGGCCTTACGTAAGGTGGATACTTCAACGGTGTTATTCTTCCTGGGAATTTTGCTGTGCGTGGGCGCGCTTCAGTCAGCCGGGCAACTAGCCATTGTAGCGAATTACCTGAGCGATAACGTCGGAAATTTTTACGTAATCAATTTGTTGGTAGGTATCTTCTCTTCAATTTTTGATAATGTGCCACTAGTAGCCGCCATGATGCGGATGTACGGGCTGGATTATCCGACCGATCATACCTTCTGGGAGTTTCTAGCGTATTGTGCGGGTACCGGAGGTAGCATTCTGATTATTGGCTCGGCGGCTGGAGTAGCGGCGATGGGTATTGAGAAGATTAACTTCATGTGGTACGTTCGCAAGGTAAGTTTCCTGGCCCTAATGGGCTACGTAGCGGGGGCAATCACGTTTATTATCCAGCACGAAATTATTACCTACGGAGTGAGCGCAGAGCGTTTAGCTGATTTAACTATGGATTTGCAGACACTCTTTGCTAATTTTTAG
- a CDS encoding polysaccharide biosynthesis/export family protein yields the protein MLLLSVVACIPNEKLIYFPNPEFNTQAPTAVYNNRQTYQLQPRDVLSVRIKTLDEDTEDYFNIQPSNGFMPLDPAGLFINGYSISSEGMVTLPEVGEVQVGGYTLEEAEAIIRDAISSYISDATILVKLVSFKVTVLGEVNRPGYYYVFNEQANVLEVLGLAGDLTDFGNRENITLIRQTENGSDAILLNLKDPKLLASDFYFLQPNDVLYIQPLQAKQTRDNLNTLSILGILFGAVSSTILVLNFINN from the coding sequence ATGCTACTACTTAGCGTAGTTGCTTGTATCCCCAACGAAAAGTTAATATACTTTCCTAATCCTGAGTTTAATACTCAAGCTCCTACCGCAGTATATAACAACCGCCAGACCTATCAGCTTCAGCCTCGGGACGTTTTGTCGGTTAGAATTAAAACATTGGATGAGGATACTGAAGACTACTTCAACATTCAGCCTAGCAACGGGTTTATGCCACTAGATCCGGCAGGGCTTTTTATTAATGGCTATTCTATTAGTTCGGAAGGCATGGTAACGCTGCCCGAAGTTGGCGAAGTACAAGTTGGTGGTTATACTTTAGAAGAGGCAGAAGCCATTATCCGAGATGCTATAAGTAGCTACATTAGCGACGCCACCATACTAGTAAAGCTGGTGAGCTTCAAAGTGACCGTTTTGGGCGAAGTAAACAGACCTGGTTATTACTATGTGTTTAATGAGCAAGCAAATGTGCTGGAGGTACTGGGGCTAGCGGGTGATCTAACTGACTTTGGAAATCGTGAGAATATTACGCTAATTCGGCAAACAGAAAATGGAAGCGATGCCATACTGCTAAATCTAAAAGATCCCAAGCTGCTAGCTTCTGATTTTTACTTTTTACAGCCCAACGATGTGCTGTACATACAACCGTTGCAAGCCAAGCAAACGCGTGATAACCTGAATACGCTGAGTATACTGGGTATATTATTTGGGGCTGTTTCTTCAACGATATTGGTGCTAAACTTTATAAATAACTAG
- a CDS encoding GumC family protein has protein sequence MKETTEEEFIDIRKVLLKSVDKWYYFLIGLALCFTIAILYLKTAPKQYEVEATVLLKDQGLSDRSSGQEKFINGLDLLSGNSELADEIAILSSYAMVQRALEQLDFTVSYFQYPDTWGFLGEQMEEEIYHSKFEAILDYKEPQLIGVPIYISFPDPKHYRIQVDADEATLFDVANQQVVQPEVEAKMDETLPINQPYESPLLSFQLVLDSSYVVEEDQQFYIIVNTLQGLTKSYSGKLGITPISEESSIVQLTTKGRIPQKEKAFLNTLAEVYIQHDLNKKNELGLRAIGFIDTQLATVYDSLQSVEGNLESFRASNQIIDISTTSESLNAQLQQLEAEQAKLGVQREYYQYTSEYLRNNEDVTDVVAPSAVGINDPLLNNLLQDLSIMNQEKVEKAYSSGENNPVLRVLENKIRSTKAALIENIDNLISSNRIASQENQRRINRLEGQVNNLPQSERNLINIQRKFALNSNIYNYLLEKRAEAGIALASNLPNKSMVDTPRLIGSTATEPNKSLVFFLAFLAGIVLPLGLVTAQHLLNTKVNDSADLNITPTIPVIGSIPRAARGQKLPVLAPSSPVAEAFRFLRITLDRQWLRQDTQPIVIGVTSAQAGDGKTFCAANLAAAYARVGKKTLLIGADLRKPRLQEYFNVKDFGLAEYLGQEADFTTVLQNTDLPHLSVLSAGKATSDIALLIESDNCTKKLIQEAKAQFDVIIFDTPPIGIVADAFVLSPYMDIFIHLIRYNHTNKAQIAKLDSLFESKDMKNLVVVVNDSRRDESYGYSYDYNPDLNKN, from the coding sequence ATGAAAGAAACGACTGAAGAAGAATTTATTGATATTCGGAAAGTACTATTAAAGTCCGTAGATAAATGGTACTATTTTCTGATTGGTCTGGCGCTTTGCTTCACTATAGCTATTCTCTACCTAAAAACAGCCCCTAAGCAGTATGAAGTGGAAGCTACCGTATTACTGAAAGACCAAGGACTTAGTGATCGGAGTTCAGGACAAGAGAAATTTATTAATGGTTTAGATCTACTTTCGGGTAATTCCGAATTGGCGGATGAAATTGCAATCCTTTCTTCTTACGCGATGGTGCAGCGAGCCCTAGAGCAGCTAGACTTTACGGTAAGCTATTTTCAGTACCCAGACACTTGGGGTTTTTTAGGCGAACAGATGGAGGAAGAAATTTATCACTCAAAGTTTGAAGCTATCCTGGATTATAAGGAACCCCAATTGATTGGGGTTCCTATCTATATCAGTTTTCCTGATCCTAAGCACTATCGGATTCAGGTAGATGCCGATGAGGCAACGCTGTTTGACGTAGCGAACCAGCAAGTAGTACAACCGGAAGTGGAGGCAAAAATGGATGAAACCCTTCCAATCAATCAACCTTATGAGTCGCCACTACTAAGTTTTCAGCTCGTCTTGGACTCTAGCTACGTAGTAGAGGAAGACCAGCAATTTTATATTATTGTGAATACTCTGCAAGGGCTGACTAAATCTTACTCGGGTAAGCTAGGTATTACGCCTATCTCGGAAGAATCGAGCATTGTTCAGTTGACCACCAAGGGGCGGATTCCCCAAAAAGAGAAGGCTTTTTTGAACACACTAGCTGAAGTATACATTCAGCATGATTTGAATAAGAAAAATGAGCTGGGACTACGCGCCATTGGGTTTATTGATACACAGTTAGCTACGGTATACGATTCATTGCAATCAGTAGAAGGCAATCTAGAATCCTTTCGAGCTTCTAATCAGATTATTGATATTAGTACCACTTCGGAGAGTTTGAACGCTCAATTACAGCAATTGGAGGCAGAGCAAGCTAAGCTGGGGGTTCAGCGCGAATACTATCAGTACACTTCAGAATATCTACGTAATAATGAAGATGTGACTGATGTGGTGGCCCCTTCTGCCGTAGGCATTAACGACCCGCTACTTAATAATCTGCTCCAAGACTTGTCGATAATGAACCAGGAAAAAGTAGAAAAGGCCTATAGTTCTGGTGAAAATAATCCAGTACTACGGGTGTTAGAGAATAAGATTCGTAGCACCAAAGCGGCACTGATCGAAAATATCGATAATTTGATTAGTTCTAACCGAATTGCCTCCCAAGAGAATCAGCGGAGAATTAACAGGCTGGAGGGCCAGGTTAATAACTTACCCCAAAGTGAACGCAACCTTATTAATATACAACGCAAGTTTGCTCTTAATAGTAATATTTACAATTACCTTTTGGAAAAACGGGCCGAAGCAGGGATTGCCTTAGCATCTAATCTGCCCAATAAAAGTATGGTAGATACTCCTCGCCTGATAGGTAGTACTGCCACCGAACCCAACAAAAGCTTAGTCTTCTTTTTGGCCTTTTTAGCTGGCATAGTTTTGCCTCTCGGATTGGTAACTGCCCAGCATCTGCTTAATACAAAAGTGAACGATAGTGCTGACCTGAACATTACCCCAACCATACCAGTCATTGGCTCTATTCCCCGAGCGGCACGAGGGCAAAAACTACCCGTACTGGCCCCATCATCACCGGTAGCCGAAGCATTTCGTTTCTTGCGTATTACGTTAGACCGGCAATGGCTTAGACAAGATACCCAGCCCATTGTTATTGGTGTTACCTCTGCCCAAGCGGGCGATGGCAAAACCTTTTGCGCTGCTAACTTAGCCGCAGCCTACGCGAGAGTAGGGAAAAAAACCTTGTTGATTGGAGCCGACTTACGAAAGCCACGTCTGCAAGAGTATTTTAATGTGAAGGACTTTGGGTTGGCTGAATACCTAGGCCAAGAAGCGGACTTTACCACGGTACTACAAAATACGGACTTACCACATTTGAGCGTACTAAGTGCTGGAAAAGCTACTTCTGACATTGCCTTGCTTATTGAAAGCGATAACTGCACCAAGAAACTGATACAAGAAGCCAAAGCGCAGTTTGATGTTATTATTTTTGACACCCCGCCGATAGGAATAGTGGCTGATGCTTTTGTTCTGTCTCCCTACATGGACATTTTTATTCATCTTATTCGGTACAATCATACGAACAAAGCTCAGATAGCTAAATTAGATAGCCTTTTTGAGTCGAAGGATATGAAGAATTTAGTGGTGGTAGTGAATGATTCCCGCAGGGATGAAAGCTACGGCTATAGTTACGACTATAACCCCGATTTGAATAAGAATTAA